One Halichondria panicea chromosome 3, odHalPani1.1, whole genome shotgun sequence genomic region harbors:
- the LOC135333225 gene encoding pleckstrin homology domain-containing family M member 2-like isoform X1, producing the protein MSAIIRQKDVLLEHIARDVKQLQSLQSDMSTVVDMVSSHHAPAQALCEHLDRVFMHGLRDSVCGYWPFVVYFTRSEAVQYLSSLSNVHLDIGRGRAWLCTALNEQALESYVRMVVDNQDVVKGYYLQESFLRDLERLVVLQTLVSGLDFISFELAVDCDYLDFAPSQPSPKLGISQGNELTPDIEPSFLSNMAVGSTGSFDNHSDTQGSTQTPPITFIQRMYADKEDEEEIVTRKQKKARKKKKKTPKLATTAAAADTQHPNHQPQEQEQEPVHQPQEQEQEPVHQEQEQEPVHQEQEQEQEPVHQKQEQEPVHQPQEQEQEPVHQEQEQEPVHQEQEQEQEPVHQEQEQEQEPVHQEQEQELYPEKEEPSKEPVTCTSTEIIKTEPVITMGTGTEETDGGTGTADGGTDARMIISDADKRASDIVIDETTRLVLSLDVLSEDNEQPLRLVQLATPSGVGLQRIAYCLITDRGVYILRKDGIEGNYSKELDIQYPQMDHIVIGLGWQSLGLVYACTERCVLLTGREAVSRGIVETVCSAAGVCPGFLRSIPLNRDDDVRTEAIEKELIKLGSHTSMEVVLYSLVNWEQVSGEPPAFVAKAARRSRPGVAGSLFVKSANVLGLPVWKQGYFELKSGSLYQYSSEGDSTAKSVYTIRNCGGCTRVSGESKPFTISIVFGEGTSLLLAAPSEDQLTKWLQALCEAVIGQETSPGHLRTCLNCALLLTQNMLHILLEDWTTDSVQLVTSCRVTDLNGLCVDSTLPLYCTVEYDHGSDQGVWLLCFNSAYELLKFERDVCRTWEQEFQIQLTPGQVSDPALQGKAHKAVDLMTNSRYRSDSVTRGRSEFTYSATF; encoded by the exons ATGTCAGCCATCATTAGACAGAAAGACGTTCTACTGGAGCACATCGCCCGAGATGTGAAGCAG TTGCAGTCTTTGCAAAGTGACATGTCTACAGTTGTTGATATGGTGAGCAGTCATCATGCTCCAGCCCAGGCTCTCTGTGAACACCTTGATCGAGTCTTCATGCATGG gttACGAGACTCTGTGTGTGGATATTGGCCGTTTGTGGTCTACTTCACTCGGTCAGAGGCAGTCCAATACTTGAGTTCTCTTAGTAATGTGCATCTGGACATTGgtagag GACGAGCCTGGTTGTGTACTGCACTCAATGAACAAGCACTGGAGAGCTATGTGAGAATGGTTGTAGACAACCAAGATGTGGTCAAGGGATACTACTTACA AGAGTCTTTCCTGAGAGATCTAGAG CGACTGGTGGTCCTTCAAACACTTGTTTCTGGTCTCGACTTTATCTCATTTGAGCTGGCTGTG GATTGTGACTACCTAGACTTTGCTCCTTCACAACCTTCTCCAAAGCTTGGTATATCTCAAGGCAATGAGCTCACCCCAG ACATTGAACCTTCTTTCCTGAGCAACATGGCTGTTGGATCCACTGGCTCCTTTGATAACCACTCAGACACTCAAGGGAGCACACAAACTCCACCCATCACCTTTATTCAGAGAATGTACGCTGACAAAGAAGATGAAGAGGAAATAGTAACCCGCAAGCAAAAAAAGGCACGAAAGAAGAAAAAAAAGACTCCCAAACTTGCGACTACTGCAGCAGCAGCAGACACACAACACCCTAACCACCAACCCCAAGAGCAAGAGCAAGAGCCAGTACACCAACCCCAAGAGCAAGAGCAAGAGCCAGTACACCAAGAACAAGAACAAGAGCCAGTACACCAAGAACAAGAACAAGAGCAAGAGCCAGTACACCAAAAACAAGAACAAGAGCCAGTACACCAACCCCAAGAGCAAGAGCAAGAGCCAGTACACCAAGAACAAGAGCAAGAGCCAGTACACCAAGAACAAGAACAAGAGCAAGAGCCAGTACACCAAGAACAAGAACAAGAGCAAGAGCCAGTACACCAAGAACAAGAGCAAGAGCTCTATCCAGAGAAGGAGGAACCGAGCAAAGAGCCAGTTACATGTACCAGCACAGAGATCATTAAAACTGAACCTGTTATCACAATGGGAACTGGCACAGAAGAGACTGATGGTGGTACTGGAACGGCTGATGGTGGTACTGATGCCAGGATGATCATAAGTGATGCTGACAAGAGAGCGTCTGATATTGTGATAGATGAAACAACGCGTCTAGTGCTCTCACTAGATGTGCTCTCTGAGGACAATGAGCAACCACTAAGA CTTGTGCAGTTGGCCACACCATCTGGTGTTGGTCTCCAGAGGATTGCTTACTGCCTCATCACAGATAGAGGGGTCTACATATTGAGGAAAG ATGGAATTGAGGGAAACTATTCCAAAGAGTTGGACATCCAATACCCTCAAATGGACCACATTGtt attggTCTTGGATGGCAGAGCCTGGGtcttgtgtatgcatgtactgagAGATGTGTGCTATTGACTGGGAGGGAAGCAGTCTCGCGTGGAATTGTAGAGACAGTGTGTTCAGCTGCTGGTGTTTGTCCTGGCTTCCTGCGCTCCATTCCACTCAATCGAGATGATGATGTTCGTACTGAAGCTATTGAGAAGGAACTCATTAAGCTGGGGAGCCAT ACAAGTATGGAGGTTGTACTTTATTCTCTAGTCAACTGGGAGCAAGTGAGTGGAGAGCCTCCAGCCTTTGTGGCCAAAGCTGCACGGCGATCCAGGCCTGGGGTTGCAGGAAGTCTGTTTGTCAAATCAGCCAATGTTCTGGGCCTCCCTGTTTGGAAACAAGGCTACTTTGAGCTCAA GTCAGGTTCCCTGTATCAGTACTCTAGTGAGGGAGACTCTACTGCCAAGAGTGTGTACACTATTCGCAACTGTGGTGGCTGTACAAGAGTGTCTGGGGAGAGCAAGCCCTTTACAATATCA ATAGTGTTTGGTGAGGGCACCTCTTTGCTGTTGGCAGCACCTTCTGAGGACCAGCTCACCAAATGGCTGCAAGCTCTCTGTGAGGCTGTTATTGGACAAGAG acatcaccaggacacctcaggactTGTCTTAACTGTGCACTTCTTCTAACTCAAAATATGCTGCACATTCTGTTGGAGGATTGGACTACAGACAGTGTCCAACTGGTCACCAGCTGCAGAGTGACTGACCTCAATGGCCTCTGTGTTGACAGCACCTTGCCTCTCTATTGTACTGTG GAGTATGATCATGGCTCTGATCAAGGTGTGTGGCTGCTCTGTTTCAACTCAGCATACGAACTGCTCAAGTTTGAGAGAGATGTGTGTCGGACGTGGGAGCAAGAATTCCAGATACAATTGACCCCTGGACAAGTATCTGACCCTGCCCTACAAGGCAAAGCTCACAAAGCTGTAGACCTAATGACTAACAGCAGGTATCGTAGTGACAGTGTAACTAGAGGCAGGTCAGAGTTCACTTACAGTGCCACCTTCTGA
- the LOC135333225 gene encoding pleckstrin homology domain-containing family M member 2-like isoform X2 gives MSAIIRQKDVLLEHIARDVKQSLQSDMSTVVDMVSSHHAPAQALCEHLDRVFMHGLRDSVCGYWPFVVYFTRSEAVQYLSSLSNVHLDIGRGRAWLCTALNEQALESYVRMVVDNQDVVKGYYLQESFLRDLERLVVLQTLVSGLDFISFELAVDCDYLDFAPSQPSPKLGISQGNELTPDIEPSFLSNMAVGSTGSFDNHSDTQGSTQTPPITFIQRMYADKEDEEEIVTRKQKKARKKKKKTPKLATTAAAADTQHPNHQPQEQEQEPVHQPQEQEQEPVHQEQEQEPVHQEQEQEQEPVHQKQEQEPVHQPQEQEQEPVHQEQEQEPVHQEQEQEQEPVHQEQEQEQEPVHQEQEQELYPEKEEPSKEPVTCTSTEIIKTEPVITMGTGTEETDGGTGTADGGTDARMIISDADKRASDIVIDETTRLVLSLDVLSEDNEQPLRLVQLATPSGVGLQRIAYCLITDRGVYILRKDGIEGNYSKELDIQYPQMDHIVIGLGWQSLGLVYACTERCVLLTGREAVSRGIVETVCSAAGVCPGFLRSIPLNRDDDVRTEAIEKELIKLGSHTSMEVVLYSLVNWEQVSGEPPAFVAKAARRSRPGVAGSLFVKSANVLGLPVWKQGYFELKSGSLYQYSSEGDSTAKSVYTIRNCGGCTRVSGESKPFTISIVFGEGTSLLLAAPSEDQLTKWLQALCEAVIGQETSPGHLRTCLNCALLLTQNMLHILLEDWTTDSVQLVTSCRVTDLNGLCVDSTLPLYCTVEYDHGSDQGVWLLCFNSAYELLKFERDVCRTWEQEFQIQLTPGQVSDPALQGKAHKAVDLMTNSRYRSDSVTRGRSEFTYSATF, from the exons ATGTCAGCCATCATTAGACAGAAAGACGTTCTACTGGAGCACATCGCCCGAGATGTGAAGCAG TCTTTGCAAAGTGACATGTCTACAGTTGTTGATATGGTGAGCAGTCATCATGCTCCAGCCCAGGCTCTCTGTGAACACCTTGATCGAGTCTTCATGCATGG gttACGAGACTCTGTGTGTGGATATTGGCCGTTTGTGGTCTACTTCACTCGGTCAGAGGCAGTCCAATACTTGAGTTCTCTTAGTAATGTGCATCTGGACATTGgtagag GACGAGCCTGGTTGTGTACTGCACTCAATGAACAAGCACTGGAGAGCTATGTGAGAATGGTTGTAGACAACCAAGATGTGGTCAAGGGATACTACTTACA AGAGTCTTTCCTGAGAGATCTAGAG CGACTGGTGGTCCTTCAAACACTTGTTTCTGGTCTCGACTTTATCTCATTTGAGCTGGCTGTG GATTGTGACTACCTAGACTTTGCTCCTTCACAACCTTCTCCAAAGCTTGGTATATCTCAAGGCAATGAGCTCACCCCAG ACATTGAACCTTCTTTCCTGAGCAACATGGCTGTTGGATCCACTGGCTCCTTTGATAACCACTCAGACACTCAAGGGAGCACACAAACTCCACCCATCACCTTTATTCAGAGAATGTACGCTGACAAAGAAGATGAAGAGGAAATAGTAACCCGCAAGCAAAAAAAGGCACGAAAGAAGAAAAAAAAGACTCCCAAACTTGCGACTACTGCAGCAGCAGCAGACACACAACACCCTAACCACCAACCCCAAGAGCAAGAGCAAGAGCCAGTACACCAACCCCAAGAGCAAGAGCAAGAGCCAGTACACCAAGAACAAGAACAAGAGCCAGTACACCAAGAACAAGAACAAGAGCAAGAGCCAGTACACCAAAAACAAGAACAAGAGCCAGTACACCAACCCCAAGAGCAAGAGCAAGAGCCAGTACACCAAGAACAAGAGCAAGAGCCAGTACACCAAGAACAAGAACAAGAGCAAGAGCCAGTACACCAAGAACAAGAACAAGAGCAAGAGCCAGTACACCAAGAACAAGAGCAAGAGCTCTATCCAGAGAAGGAGGAACCGAGCAAAGAGCCAGTTACATGTACCAGCACAGAGATCATTAAAACTGAACCTGTTATCACAATGGGAACTGGCACAGAAGAGACTGATGGTGGTACTGGAACGGCTGATGGTGGTACTGATGCCAGGATGATCATAAGTGATGCTGACAAGAGAGCGTCTGATATTGTGATAGATGAAACAACGCGTCTAGTGCTCTCACTAGATGTGCTCTCTGAGGACAATGAGCAACCACTAAGA CTTGTGCAGTTGGCCACACCATCTGGTGTTGGTCTCCAGAGGATTGCTTACTGCCTCATCACAGATAGAGGGGTCTACATATTGAGGAAAG ATGGAATTGAGGGAAACTATTCCAAAGAGTTGGACATCCAATACCCTCAAATGGACCACATTGtt attggTCTTGGATGGCAGAGCCTGGGtcttgtgtatgcatgtactgagAGATGTGTGCTATTGACTGGGAGGGAAGCAGTCTCGCGTGGAATTGTAGAGACAGTGTGTTCAGCTGCTGGTGTTTGTCCTGGCTTCCTGCGCTCCATTCCACTCAATCGAGATGATGATGTTCGTACTGAAGCTATTGAGAAGGAACTCATTAAGCTGGGGAGCCAT ACAAGTATGGAGGTTGTACTTTATTCTCTAGTCAACTGGGAGCAAGTGAGTGGAGAGCCTCCAGCCTTTGTGGCCAAAGCTGCACGGCGATCCAGGCCTGGGGTTGCAGGAAGTCTGTTTGTCAAATCAGCCAATGTTCTGGGCCTCCCTGTTTGGAAACAAGGCTACTTTGAGCTCAA GTCAGGTTCCCTGTATCAGTACTCTAGTGAGGGAGACTCTACTGCCAAGAGTGTGTACACTATTCGCAACTGTGGTGGCTGTACAAGAGTGTCTGGGGAGAGCAAGCCCTTTACAATATCA ATAGTGTTTGGTGAGGGCACCTCTTTGCTGTTGGCAGCACCTTCTGAGGACCAGCTCACCAAATGGCTGCAAGCTCTCTGTGAGGCTGTTATTGGACAAGAG acatcaccaggacacctcaggactTGTCTTAACTGTGCACTTCTTCTAACTCAAAATATGCTGCACATTCTGTTGGAGGATTGGACTACAGACAGTGTCCAACTGGTCACCAGCTGCAGAGTGACTGACCTCAATGGCCTCTGTGTTGACAGCACCTTGCCTCTCTATTGTACTGTG GAGTATGATCATGGCTCTGATCAAGGTGTGTGGCTGCTCTGTTTCAACTCAGCATACGAACTGCTCAAGTTTGAGAGAGATGTGTGTCGGACGTGGGAGCAAGAATTCCAGATACAATTGACCCCTGGACAAGTATCTGACCCTGCCCTACAAGGCAAAGCTCACAAAGCTGTAGACCTAATGACTAACAGCAGGTATCGTAGTGACAGTGTAACTAGAGGCAGGTCAGAGTTCACTTACAGTGCCACCTTCTGA